One genomic segment of Nodularia sp. LEGE 06071 includes these proteins:
- a CDS encoding gamma-glutamylcyclotransferase, which produces MSNQSDRSHHSWVQTHNLTKPELKLQQQRQKEPMFYYFAYGSCMCPVDLKRSLGENTHSYIIGPAILKNYRLGFYSYSPTRHCGVLDVLPDPSASVKGVLYQLPWRLSTYLDQREGVSESFYRREAVEIHCQNQVYTNARTYIVVNKLTEELAPNDWYFNVVLRGAVTCGLPEEYCWNLFDHMYKLQQRHQEQQIVRAAEKSLLPLSPSLKITPHS; this is translated from the coding sequence ATGAGTAATCAAAGCGATCGCTCACACCATAGTTGGGTACAAACTCATAATCTGACAAAGCCAGAGTTAAAACTGCAACAACAGCGACAGAAAGAGCCGATGTTTTATTATTTTGCTTATGGCTCTTGTATGTGTCCAGTAGATTTAAAGCGATCGCTTGGTGAAAACACTCATTCTTATATTATCGGCCCGGCAATTTTAAAAAATTATCGCTTAGGCTTTTATTCCTATTCTCCCACTCGCCACTGTGGGGTTTTGGATGTGTTACCAGATCCCAGCGCCAGCGTCAAAGGTGTACTGTATCAGCTACCCTGGCGATTGAGTACATATCTGGATCAGCGTGAAGGTGTTTCCGAAAGTTTCTATCGTCGGGAAGCAGTAGAAATTCATTGCCAAAATCAGGTATACACAAACGCTCGCACCTACATAGTCGTTAACAAGCTCACAGAAGAACTCGCGCCCAATGACTGGTACTTTAATGTTGTTCTGCGCGGTGCTGTTACCTGTGGACTTCCAGAGGAATATTGCTGGAATTTATTTGATCATATGTACAAGTTACAACAGCGTCATCAAGAACAGCAAATTGTGCGCGCAGCTGAGAAATCGCTATTACCACTCAGCCCAAGCTTGAAAATCACACCCCACTCCTAA
- the coaBC gene encoding bifunctional phosphopantothenoylcysteine decarboxylase/phosphopantothenate--cysteine ligase CoaBC: MLNLQPQTPNRKKRVIIGVGGGIAAYKVCELVSALFKTGVEIRVILTQAAQQFITPLTLATLSRHCAYTDDDFWQATHSRPLHIELGEWADLLVIAPLTAHTLAKLACGMADNLLTNTVLASTCPVLLAPAMNTDMWLQLAVQRNWRQLLTDSRYHGMKTASGLLACDRIGAGRMAEPPEILTYIQSLLHTGGQRDLTNQRVLISAGGTREYLDPVRFIGNPSTGKMGLALAQAALHRGADVTLVHGVTTWDVPLGVQTIPVVSAEEMQQVMQLYLQKADVIIMSAAVADVKPRDYSPEKLPKRSLPQALPLEPVPDIIAQLAQLKQPHQLLIGFAAQTGDIITPAMAKLQNKNLDMIVANPIDQPDSGFGSDYNQAIFLDKQGNQVEIAPGSKLQMAHDLFDFVAFSHAEAQRRGESEFSE; the protein is encoded by the coding sequence ATGCTGAATCTCCAACCCCAAACCCCAAACCGCAAAAAAAGGGTGATCATTGGTGTAGGTGGTGGTATCGCCGCCTACAAAGTTTGTGAATTAGTTTCAGCGCTGTTTAAAACTGGGGTAGAAATTCGCGTCATTCTCACCCAGGCGGCGCAACAATTTATTACGCCTTTAACTTTAGCTACCCTCTCTCGCCATTGTGCATACACAGATGATGATTTTTGGCAAGCCACTCACTCACGTCCCTTACATATTGAGTTGGGCGAATGGGCTGATTTGTTGGTAATTGCTCCTTTGACGGCGCATACATTAGCCAAGTTAGCTTGTGGGATGGCGGACAATTTACTCACAAATACGGTGCTGGCTTCTACTTGTCCTGTGTTGTTAGCACCAGCCATGAATACAGATATGTGGTTACAGTTAGCCGTGCAACGCAATTGGCGACAACTGTTAACAGATAGCAGATATCATGGTATGAAAACAGCGTCGGGGTTATTGGCGTGCGATCGCATCGGTGCTGGGAGAATGGCAGAACCCCCGGAAATTTTAACTTATATCCAATCACTTTTACACACTGGCGGTCAACGAGATTTAACTAATCAGCGTGTATTAATTAGTGCTGGGGGTACAAGAGAATATCTTGATCCAGTGCGGTTTATTGGCAATCCGTCCACGGGTAAAATGGGACTGGCTTTAGCACAAGCAGCACTGCATCGTGGCGCAGATGTGACGTTGGTGCATGGTGTAACTACTTGGGATGTACCATTAGGAGTGCAAACTATACCTGTAGTCAGTGCCGAGGAAATGCAGCAGGTAATGCAGTTATATTTACAGAAGGCTGATGTGATTATTATGTCCGCCGCAGTGGCAGATGTTAAGCCTAGAGATTATAGTCCAGAGAAATTACCGAAGCGATCGCTTCCCCAAGCTTTACCTCTAGAACCAGTCCCGGATATCATTGCTCAGTTAGCACAACTCAAACAACCCCATCAGCTGTTAATTGGGTTTGCGGCACAGACAGGGGATATTATCACCCCAGCTATGGCAAAGTTGCAGAATAAAAATTTAGATATGATTGTTGCTAATCCTATAGATCAACCTGATAGTGGATTTGGTAGTGATTATAATCAGGCGATATTTTTAGATAAACAAGGAAATCAAGTGGAAATTGCACCAGGTTCTAAGTTGCAAATGGCGCATGATTTATTTGATTTTGTGGCGTTTTCTCACGCAGAGGCGCAGAGGCGCGGAGAATCAGAGTTCAGTGAGTAA
- a CDS encoding alpha/beta hydrolase — protein MSLQFISLPPSTSQPPTGLIVCLHGWGANAEDAASLSPFFNLPNYQFLFPNAPFPFPDSPTGRAWYDLRKENMYEGLAESQQLLIDWLLSLESSTGVPLSRTILSGFSQGGAMTLDVGLKLPLAGLVVMSGYLHPDIVTTAKGDFSPTLIMHGRYDEVVPLAAAVKARSAAESLGIAVEYHEFDMGHEIRPEMLDVLRNFVVKLIG, from the coding sequence CTGTCTCTACAATTTATTTCCCTTCCTCCTTCTACTTCTCAACCACCCACAGGTTTAATTGTCTGCTTACATGGTTGGGGAGCTAATGCTGAAGATGCTGCATCTTTATCGCCGTTTTTTAATTTACCTAATTACCAGTTTTTATTCCCCAATGCACCTTTTCCTTTTCCCGATTCCCCTACAGGGAGGGCATGGTATGACCTGAGAAAGGAAAATATGTATGAAGGTTTGGCAGAAAGTCAGCAATTGCTCATAGATTGGTTGCTATCTTTGGAGAGTAGCACTGGTGTGCCGTTGTCGCGGACTATTTTGAGTGGTTTTTCTCAAGGTGGGGCGATGACTTTGGATGTGGGGCTAAAATTGCCTCTAGCCGGATTAGTTGTGATGAGTGGATATTTACATCCGGATATAGTCACAACAGCTAAAGGTGATTTTTCCCCGACTTTAATTATGCATGGTAGATATGATGAAGTTGTGCCACTGGCAGCTGCTGTAAAAGCACGGTCAGCAGCAGAGTCTCTGGGAATTGCGGTAGAATACCATGAATTTGATATGGGTCATGAAATTCGCCCAGAAATGTTAGATGTGCTACGCAATTTCGTTGTCAAGCTCATTGGCTAA
- a CDS encoding site-2 protease family protein, translating into MFTSTEIPIIGIILLIALGILGWGFYRARPFGKLGILAWLQSVVLMTPWLLFFGLFAAGIYINILGILILVVTSAGLYVFLGRQLRAAGQDAIIKQRATERLAADSSQAAENTPQVVLAELKIEALPIPEADLSAIKGIFGIDTFFTTETISYQEGAIFKGNMRGEAEEVHKRLTASLQEKVGDKYRLFLVDSTDGKPVVIILPSRNDPRPMSLQQKSFAVILLLATVATCLETAGLLLNFDLFSNPERFAAALPIATGIFAILATHEIGHWLLARRHQIRLSWPFFLPAVQIGSFGAITRFESLLPNRKVLFDIALAGPAAGGILSLLMLIVGLLLSHPGSLFQLPNQFFQGSILVGSLARVVLGSALQSSVVSVHPLVVIGWLGLVINALNLMPAGQLDGGRIVQAIYGRKTAGRATAATLILLGLISLANSLAIYWAVVIFLLQRDLERPTLNEISEPDDARAALALLALFLMITTLLPLTPGVAGRLGIG; encoded by the coding sequence ATGTTTACTTCGACAGAGATTCCCATCATTGGGATAATTTTGTTAATCGCTTTGGGTATTTTAGGTTGGGGCTTTTATCGCGCTAGACCTTTTGGGAAACTGGGAATCTTAGCCTGGTTGCAGTCGGTGGTATTAATGACTCCCTGGCTGCTGTTCTTTGGTTTGTTTGCGGCAGGGATTTACATTAATATACTTGGTATATTGATTTTAGTAGTAACTTCGGCTGGGTTGTACGTCTTTTTAGGCAGACAGTTACGCGCAGCTGGGCAAGATGCAATTATTAAGCAAAGAGCAACCGAAAGGCTAGCGGCTGATTCTTCACAAGCAGCCGAAAATACTCCGCAAGTCGTACTAGCAGAACTGAAAATCGAAGCACTGCCAATTCCAGAAGCAGATTTAAGTGCAATTAAAGGCATTTTCGGGATTGACACATTTTTTACCACAGAAACTATCTCCTATCAAGAAGGAGCGATTTTCAAAGGTAATATGCGGGGGGAAGCAGAAGAAGTTCACAAACGCCTAACTGCAAGTTTGCAAGAAAAAGTAGGTGATAAATATCGGCTGTTTTTAGTGGATAGTACAGACGGTAAACCTGTGGTGATTATCTTACCTAGTCGTAATGATCCACGTCCGATGTCATTACAGCAAAAATCCTTTGCGGTGATTCTATTGCTAGCAACAGTCGCCACTTGTTTAGAAACTGCGGGATTATTGCTGAATTTTGATTTATTTAGCAACCCAGAACGATTTGCGGCGGCTTTACCCATAGCGACTGGGATATTCGCAATTTTGGCAACTCATGAAATTGGTCATTGGTTGCTGGCTCGTCGTCACCAAATCCGCCTCAGCTGGCCTTTCTTTTTACCTGCTGTGCAAATCGGTTCTTTTGGGGCAATTACTCGCTTTGAGTCGCTGTTACCCAATCGTAAGGTACTATTTGATATTGCTTTGGCAGGGCCAGCCGCAGGTGGTATCCTTTCTTTGTTAATGTTAATCGTCGGTTTGCTACTTTCCCATCCAGGTAGTTTATTTCAATTACCCAATCAGTTTTTCCAAGGTTCAATTTTAGTCGGTAGCTTGGCGCGGGTTGTCCTGGGTTCAGCGTTACAATCATCTGTTGTCAGTGTCCATCCTCTGGTGGTGATTGGTTGGCTAGGGTTAGTGATTAATGCTTTGAATTTGATGCCTGCTGGACAATTAGATGGTGGTCGGATTGTACAGGCAATTTATGGACGCAAAACCGCAGGACGAGCAACTGCGGCTACTTTAATTCTCCTGGGGCTAATTTCTCTGGCTAATTCCCTAGCTATTTACTGGGCGGTGGTGATTTTCTTGTTACAAAGAGATTTAGAACGCCCTACTTTAAATGAAATCAGCGAACCTGATGATGCTAGAGCGGCTTTGGCTCTATTGGCACTATTTTTAATGATTACTACTCTTTTACCTTTAACTCCCGGTGTGGCGGGAAGGTTAGGTATTGGTTGA
- a CDS encoding FAD-binding oxidoreductase — protein sequence MNAMSSDKPPSVYASSLASIVEENAIYPWENLELNQQKQIQQAIASAKPPNCIVYPRTQAQLAAVIAEAYRQNWRVLPCGKTSKINWGGLVQSADIVVSTEHINQLIEHAVGDLTVTVEAGMQFSHLQGILAKSRQFLALDPSRPDSATIGGIVATSDTNSLRQRYGSVRDQLLGITFVRADGQIAKAGGRVVKNVAGYDLMKLFTGSYSTLGVISQVTFRVYPLAETSGTVVLTGTAEAISQAANTLRSSALTPTQADLLSTQLTSKLGLNQGLGLIARFQSISESVKEQSNRLLAVGQQLGLDGTIYVNEDEGSLWQRLRELMDDAVTESAITCKIGVLPTAAVEVLTQAELGLIHLASGLGWLQFEDKNQVLKMRERCEVNRGFLSILTAPNPVKEAMDVWGYSGNSLQVMRQIKAQFDSNNILSPGRFVGGI from the coding sequence ATGAACGCGATGTCTAGCGACAAGCCGCCCAGCGTCTACGCCTCTTCTCTTGCATCTATTGTCGAAGAAAATGCCATCTATCCTTGGGAAAACCTCGAACTCAACCAGCAAAAACAAATTCAACAGGCGATCGCATCGGCAAAACCTCCCAATTGCATCGTCTATCCCCGCACCCAAGCCCAACTAGCAGCAGTCATCGCCGAGGCATACCGTCAAAATTGGCGCGTCCTTCCTTGTGGAAAAACCAGTAAAATCAACTGGGGTGGTTTAGTCCAAAGCGCTGATATCGTCGTCAGCACAGAACACATCAATCAACTAATAGAACACGCCGTTGGTGATTTAACTGTCACAGTCGAAGCCGGAATGCAGTTTTCCCATCTCCAGGGAATTTTGGCAAAATCGCGGCAATTTCTCGCCCTTGACCCCAGCAGACCAGATTCAGCCACAATTGGCGGTATTGTCGCCACATCTGATACCAATTCCCTCAGACAACGTTATGGTAGTGTCCGCGACCAGCTACTAGGTATTACTTTTGTCCGTGCTGATGGGCAAATTGCCAAAGCTGGAGGACGAGTTGTGAAAAATGTTGCCGGATACGACTTGATGAAGTTATTTACTGGATCTTACAGCACATTAGGCGTTATTAGTCAAGTAACTTTCCGCGTGTATCCCCTAGCCGAAACATCTGGTACGGTGGTATTGACTGGTACAGCAGAGGCTATATCCCAAGCTGCAAATACTCTCCGCAGTTCAGCGTTAACACCAACTCAGGCTGATTTGCTCTCCACTCAACTAACTTCTAAGTTAGGCTTAAATCAGGGGTTGGGATTAATTGCACGTTTCCAAAGTATTAGTGAAAGTGTTAAGGAACAGTCAAATCGATTGTTGGCAGTAGGACAGCAGTTGGGTTTAGATGGGACAATTTATGTGAATGAAGATGAAGGCTCTCTATGGCAAAGATTGCGAGAACTCATGGATGATGCCGTCACGGAGTCTGCAATTACCTGCAAAATAGGAGTGTTACCGACTGCTGCTGTGGAGGTTTTGACTCAGGCGGAATTGGGTTTGATTCACCTGGCTAGTGGTTTGGGGTGGTTGCAATTTGAGGATAAAAATCAGGTTTTAAAAATGCGCGAGCGGTGTGAAGTTAATCGAGGTTTTTTGAGTATTTTAACAGCACCAAATCCGGTTAAGGAAGCAATGGATGTTTGGGGTTATTCTGGTAATTCTTTGCAGGTGATGCGCCAAATTAAGGCTCAGTTTGATAGTAATAATATTTTAAGTCCTGGTCG
- a CDS encoding glycoside hydrolase family 10 protein codes for MKKFIQWCVELIGGKIFHRQKRTLFAVIVSLSMIATVMLSLPLNAQITPKPELRGVWLTNIDSNVLFERDRLKNALERLNELNFNTVYPTVWNWGYTLYPSQVAAKVIGRSLDPEPGLQGRDMLKEVVTEGHQKGLKVIPWFEFGFMAPADSLLAKNRPQWLTSRRDGSKIVKEGTHERVWLNPFHPEAQKFIQDLIVEIVRNYDIDGIQFDDHFGLPSELGYDAYTVALYKKEHRGQAPPQDPKNPAWVRWRANKITEFMKRVFIAIKANQKDCIVSVAPNPQRFSYEYYLADWQRWERMGLIEDLVLQIYRDDLNVFIKELEYPEVKAARSHIPVSIGILSGLKNRTVPIEQIQNQVQKVRDRKFAGVSFFFYETLWNLSQEQPLKRQTGLKKIFPTPSAYPNLLTGWKP; via the coding sequence ATGAAAAAATTTATCCAGTGGTGTGTGGAGTTGATTGGGGGAAAAATTTTTCACCGTCAAAAGCGGACGTTGTTTGCCGTGATCGTTTCCTTGAGTATGATCGCTACAGTCATGCTATCGCTTCCGCTGAACGCTCAAATCACACCAAAGCCAGAATTAAGAGGCGTGTGGTTAACCAATATTGATAGTAATGTACTATTTGAACGCGATCGCCTGAAAAATGCCTTGGAACGGTTGAATGAATTAAACTTCAACACCGTTTACCCTACAGTGTGGAATTGGGGATATACATTATATCCTAGTCAAGTTGCTGCCAAAGTCATTGGGCGATCGCTCGATCCTGAACCTGGATTACAAGGGCGAGATATGCTCAAAGAAGTTGTCACAGAGGGACATCAAAAAGGGTTAAAAGTGATTCCCTGGTTTGAATTTGGCTTCATGGCTCCGGCTGATTCCCTTTTAGCTAAAAATCGTCCCCAATGGCTCACCAGTCGCCGCGATGGCAGTAAAATTGTTAAAGAAGGCACACATGAACGGGTGTGGTTAAATCCCTTTCACCCAGAAGCCCAAAAATTTATCCAAGATTTAATCGTTGAAATTGTCAGAAACTACGATATTGACGGCATTCAATTTGACGATCATTTTGGCTTACCATCAGAACTGGGCTATGATGCCTATACAGTAGCTCTGTACAAAAAAGAACACCGTGGACAAGCTCCCCCACAAGACCCCAAAAATCCCGCATGGGTGAGATGGAGAGCGAACAAAATTACCGAATTCATGAAGCGGGTATTTATAGCCATCAAAGCCAATCAAAAAGATTGTATTGTTTCCGTCGCGCCTAATCCTCAGCGTTTCTCCTACGAATATTATCTAGCCGATTGGCAGAGATGGGAAAGAATGGGACTGATAGAAGACTTAGTATTGCAGATATATCGCGATGATTTGAACGTATTTATCAAAGAATTAGAGTATCCAGAAGTCAAAGCCGCCCGCAGCCATATTCCTGTAAGTATCGGCATTTTATCCGGGTTAAAAAATCGCACCGTACCCATAGAACAGATTCAAAACCAAGTACAAAAAGTACGCGATCGCAAATTTGCCGGAGTTTCCTTCTTCTTCTACGAAACCCTCTGGAATCTCAGCCAAGAACAGCCCCTCAAGCGTCAAACTGGCTTAAAAAAGATATTCCCCACACCATCGGCTTATCCAAATTTGCTCACAGGTTGGAAACCGTAG
- a CDS encoding RNA recognition motif domain-containing protein → MSVYVGNLSYEVTQDTLSAVFAEYGSVKRVQLPTNRETGQLRGFGFVEMGTDEEETAAIEALDGAEWMGRDLKVNKAKPREDNRGSFGGGNRGGGGGNFRDRY, encoded by the coding sequence ATGTCAGTTTACGTAGGCAACCTATCTTACGAAGTTACACAAGACACTCTTAGTGCTGTGTTTGCAGAATATGGTTCTGTAAAGCGCGTACAGCTACCTACTAACCGTGAAACAGGACAACTGCGCGGTTTTGGCTTTGTAGAAATGGGTACAGATGAAGAAGAAACAGCAGCTATCGAAGCTCTCGATGGTGCTGAATGGATGGGACGCGACTTGAAAGTCAATAAGGCGAAACCCAGAGAAGATAATAGAGGTTCTTTCGGTGGTGGAAACCGTGGTGGCGGTGGCGGTAATTTCCGTGACCGTTACTAA
- a CDS encoding iron ABC transporter substrate-binding protein: MKVTAGALAFMLSSGVGLSVNAQTKTVTIYSGRGEKLISPLLEQAKKDLGMNIQVRYGDTAELAIALVEEGKNSRADLYFAQDAGALGLLERRNLTLPISSNLLNRVDSRFRSPQGHWIGISGRARVLNYNTNLVKKEQLPKSVWDLVKPQWRGKVAWAPTNGSFQSFVTAMRVLEGEPRTLQWLKAMKANGAKVYRNNTTIVEALGRGETQIGLVNNYYLANFKKTDPKFPVAAHYTNQDAASMINIAGVAIMNSTKQKPEVEKLIGYLLRPSSQAYFAKETNEYPVVSGVAGPVNQVPLNQIKTPNVNLTNLNDLPGTLELLQEAGVL, from the coding sequence ATGAAAGTTACAGCTGGAGCTTTAGCTTTCATGCTCAGTTCAGGAGTAGGTCTAAGTGTAAATGCACAAACCAAAACTGTCACTATCTATTCAGGTAGAGGAGAAAAACTGATCTCGCCGTTGCTGGAACAAGCTAAAAAGGACTTGGGTATGAATATCCAAGTGCGTTACGGTGATACGGCTGAGTTAGCGATCGCTCTCGTGGAAGAAGGCAAAAATAGCCGCGCCGACTTATACTTTGCTCAAGATGCAGGCGCTTTAGGCTTGCTAGAAAGACGAAATCTCACACTGCCAATTTCATCTAACTTGCTCAATCGAGTAGATTCTCGTTTTCGCTCTCCCCAAGGACATTGGATAGGTATTTCTGGTCGGGCGCGTGTACTAAACTACAATACCAACCTAGTCAAAAAGGAACAACTGCCAAAGTCAGTTTGGGATTTAGTCAAACCACAATGGCGTGGTAAAGTAGCTTGGGCCCCAACTAACGGCTCATTTCAGTCATTTGTTACCGCCATGCGCGTATTAGAGGGAGAACCCAGAACTCTGCAATGGCTGAAAGCTATGAAAGCTAACGGAGCCAAAGTTTACCGCAACAACACCACAATTGTAGAAGCTTTAGGACGCGGAGAAACTCAAATCGGGCTGGTAAATAACTATTATTTAGCTAACTTCAAAAAAACTGATCCCAAATTCCCTGTGGCTGCTCACTACACCAATCAAGATGCAGCATCAATGATCAACATTGCTGGTGTGGCAATTATGAATTCCACCAAGCAAAAACCAGAAGTAGAAAAACTGATTGGCTACTTACTCAGACCCAGTTCGCAAGCATACTTTGCGAAAGAAACTAATGAATATCCCGTAGTTTCAGGAGTAGCAGGGCCGGTAAATCAAGTACCATTGAACCAGATTAAGACACCCAACGTTAACCTGACAAACTTGAATGATCTGCCAGGAACGTTAGAATTGCTACAAGAGGCAGGAGTTTTGTAA
- a CDS encoding iron ABC transporter substrate-binding protein, with product MKRRQFVYLVGIATASGGLAVACDANSNQTATELGQTATELGQTATELEQELVIYSGRNEKLIGELIKKFEAQTKAKVQVRYGDTAELASAILEEGTNSPADVFFAQDAGALGALQKAGRTVQLPTSLVNKVDSAYRSPEGQWVGVTGRVRTVDYNTSLVKAEELPSSIFGFTDPKWKGKIGWSPTNGSFQSFVTGLRVAEGEDKAKEWLEGIKANEPKVFPNNTSIVEALTRGEIAVGFVNHYYLERIKKDNPEVPVAHHFTEDVGSLVNVAGIAILNSAKHPNIAQKFAEFLLNEEAQNYFASQTSEYPLASGIAPQGNLKSLNEIRQQDKKIDLSNLNDLDNTLKLLQEVAII from the coding sequence ATGAAGCGTCGCCAATTTGTTTATTTAGTCGGAATAGCAACTGCTAGCGGTGGATTAGCTGTTGCTTGTGATGCTAATTCTAATCAAACCGCCACAGAGTTAGGACAAACTGCCACAGAGTTAGGACAAACCGCCACAGAGTTAGAACAAGAATTAGTAATTTATTCAGGACGCAATGAGAAACTCATCGGTGAACTAATTAAGAAGTTTGAAGCACAAACTAAGGCTAAAGTTCAAGTCCGTTATGGTGATACGGCGGAATTAGCATCAGCAATTTTGGAAGAAGGCACAAATAGCCCCGCAGATGTATTTTTTGCTCAAGATGCAGGCGCTCTGGGAGCTTTGCAAAAAGCAGGTAGAACCGTACAGTTACCAACTTCGCTGGTGAATAAGGTAGATAGTGCTTACCGTTCACCAGAAGGGCAATGGGTAGGTGTTACGGGCAGAGTGCGTACAGTAGATTACAACACCTCATTAGTAAAAGCAGAGGAATTACCATCATCTATTTTTGGTTTTACTGATCCCAAATGGAAAGGTAAAATTGGCTGGTCTCCTACCAATGGCTCGTTTCAATCCTTTGTTACAGGCTTACGAGTGGCAGAGGGAGAAGACAAAGCCAAGGAATGGTTAGAAGGTATCAAAGCTAACGAACCCAAGGTTTTTCCTAACAACACATCAATAGTAGAAGCTTTAACTCGCGGTGAAATAGCTGTAGGATTTGTTAATCACTACTATTTGGAACGAATCAAAAAAGATAATCCTGAAGTTCCAGTAGCGCATCATTTCACAGAAGATGTTGGGTCTTTAGTCAATGTGGCAGGGATAGCCATTCTCAACAGTGCCAAGCATCCCAATATAGCTCAAAAATTTGCCGAATTTTTGCTCAATGAAGAGGCTCAAAACTACTTTGCTAGTCAAACTTCTGAGTATCCTCTAGCTTCTGGAATTGCTCCCCAAGGGAATTTGAAATCACTCAATGAAATTCGCCAACAAGACAAAAAAATTGATTTGAGTAACCTCAATGATTTGGATAATACACTGAAACTATTGCAGGAAGTAGCAATCATTTAA
- a CDS encoding DUF2555 domain-containing protein: MTTLSISKKNISAMTTADVQELANRLEEDDYSNAFEGLNDWHLLRAIAFQRPELVEPYIHLLDLEAYDEA, from the coding sequence ATGACAACTTTAAGCATTTCCAAGAAAAACATTTCTGCTATGACGACGGCAGATGTACAAGAGTTGGCTAATCGTCTGGAAGAAGATGATTATAGCAATGCTTTTGAGGGTTTAAATGATTGGCATCTATTGCGTGCGATCGCTTTTCAACGTCCTGAGTTAGTTGAACCCTATATCCATCTCTTGGATTTAGAAGCCTACGACGAAGCATAA